A stretch of DNA from Candidatus Pantoea bituminis:
TTTGGCTTTATCGGCGGCATTGATGCGCACTGTTTTGATGAGGATTATCTGCGTCAGCAAATCCAGAAGGTTGCCCCGCAGCGTGCTAACGATGCACGTCCGTTTAGACTCGCCATTATTCAGCTCGGCACTTACGACGGTACGGTTTATAACGCGCGTCAAGTGGTGGATCGCATCGGCCATCTCTGCGACTACATCCTGTTTGATTCAGCGTGGCTAGGCTACGAACAGTTTATTCCGCTAATGGAAGGGTGTTCACCGCTGACGCTGGAACTGAATGAAAACGATCCCGGCATTTTTGTCACGCAGTCAGTGCATAAGCAGCTGGCGGGCTTTTCGCAGACCTCGCAGATTCACAAAAAAGATAACCATATTCGCGGGCAAAAGCGTTTTTGTCCGCACAAACGTCTGAACAACGCGTTCATGCTGCACGCCTCGACCAGCCCGTTTTATCCGCTGTTCGCCGCACTGGATATCAACGCCAGAATGCATCAGGGCGATGCAGGTCGTCGCATGTGGGATGAGTGCGTGATGATCGGTATTGAGGCGCGTAAAGCGATCTTTGAGCGCTGTGAAATGATCCTGCCGTTCGTACCGGAAACCGTAAAAGGTCAAGCCTGGCAAGATGCGCCTACAGAAGAGATTGCTCGCGATCTGCACTATTTTAGCTTCGAACCTGGCGCGAAATGGCACGGTTTTGCCGGCTACGATCGCGATCAGTATCGTGTTGATCCCTGCAAATTACTGCTGACTACGCCCGGTATTGATGCAGCGAGCGGCGAATATGCAGCGTTCGGCATACCCGCAACCATTCTGGCTAACTACCTGCGCGAGAATGGTATCGTGCCAGAAAAGTGCGATCTTAACTCAATTCTGTTCCTGCTGACGCCTGCGGAAAGCCCAGAGAAAATGGCGCATTTGGTAACGATGCTGGCACAATTCGAGCAGCATGTGAAAGAGGATGCGCCACTGGCTGAAGTGCTGCCAACTATCTATCGCAAGAATGCTAAACGTTATGCTGGATACACGCTACGTCGCTTATGTCAGGAGATGCATGATCTCTATGTCAGTCATGACGTGAAAGGTTTGCAGCGCATGATGTTCCGTGAGGAGGGCTTGCCAGCGGTGAAAGTGAATCCGCAGGATGCGCATCAGGCGTACATTCGCGGTGACGTTGAACTGGTGCCGATTGCCAAAGCCGAAGGGCGAATTGCCGCTGAAGGTGCGTTGCCGTATCCGCCGGGCGTGCTGTGCGTTGTGCCGGGTGAAGTATGGGGCGGAGCGGTACAGCGTTATTTCCTGGCTCTGGAAGAGGGCGTGAATTTGTTGCCAGGTTTCTCACCTGAATTGCAGGGTGTTTACACTGAAGAAGACAGGACTGGAAACAAATACTTAGTCGCAAATATGATGGTGGCTGGCTGCTAGGACGAGCCTGGGCTGCGGCGGGTTGTGGCCCGCCAGCCTTTTGTTATTACCGTAACCGGGTGAGCACGTTTCGTTCGCCAGGCAATGAGGCAGTGTCATTTTTCCCACGGCCTGACGGACGAAACGTCTGTTTTCTCTCGGGCTTGAGCCCGAGACTGATTAAAACTGCCGGTAGCTGCGTTGCGCAGTGCTCACTTTGGTCAGATAACGACGCGATTCAGAGCTGGGGTGCTGCTTGGTCAGCGTCTGATAAACCTCGTTCGGCGACATACCATTGATGATATTGAACGCACGATCCTTATCACTGGAGAAGACCCGTAATACGCTGCCTGCACCGCCGTTATAGGCGGTAATAACCGCATAGCGACGTGACAACGGATCCTGAATTCCGCCTAAATAACTCTTCTGCAGAATCGAGAGATAAGCCGTTCCCGCATCAATGTTGTTCTCGGGATCAAGCAAATAGCTGCGGCTCGGTTTGCCCCATTTGCCCTTCATGCGGAACACATCAACGCCGGCGGTATGCTGCACAACCTGCATCAAGCCCAGCGCATCAGAGTGGCTAACCGCATAGGGGTTAAAACTCGATTCAGTTTGCATGATCGCTAAAATCAGTGAGGCATCCACGCCATACTCTTCAGCAGATTTGCGCACCATCGGCAAATATTTATGCGCACGTTTGTCGAGGTGGTTCGGCACCATCGGAATGGTGATCGAGTAAATCACATGCAGGCCCGAAGTGCGGCGCTTCAGCTTATTTTGGATCAAATAGTCAGCAAAGTTTTCAGCGCGACCTTGCCAGCGAATGGCCTGTCCCGTGTTATCCAGTACCTGACCATACAGCAGCGGCTCTTTGCTGATCACGATATCGTTGGCATCTGAATAGAGGTCAACGTTGCCAGGGTCTTCACCAATCAACAGCGTGGTAACGATCGCCTGGCGCAAACTGGCCATGGGATCGGTGCCCGCGATGGTTTCAATCGTGATGCTACCGCTTTCAAAGTTGATATGACTGCGGGTGTAATAGTTGTCGCTGTACTTGACGTAATCTTTCGGTCCGGCGATCAGAACCTCATTAATACCCCAAATGTTCTCGATGTTATGGGCGAACTGCCCCATCAAAATGTCAAACCCGTTGGTGTCTTTAACCCATTCTTCGTGAGACTGCTGTTTTTTCCGGAGCAGGAAGCCAAAAGTGGTGCAATCACCAGCAGGGCTATCAATCTTTTATTCATTGGAAATATATGCCTGACCTGGATAACGGCCTCAACGAGGAGGCCAAAAATGTTTACGCTTCTGGCGGCGTGTAGCCTTCAATGTGCACGTCTTTGCCTTCAAACAGGAAATTAACCATCTCCTTTTCCAGCACTTTGCGGTCTTCTGGATTCATCATGCTGAGCTTTTTCTCGTTGATTAGCATGGTCTGCTTGGCCATCCATTTCTGCCAGGCTTCTTTAGAAATCTCGTTGTAAATGCGTTTGCCCAGTTCGCCAGGGTAGAGCTGAAAGTCTTGGCCTTCAGCGTCGCGTTGTAAAAAGGTACAAAAAATAGTGCGGCTCATTATTCTTCCTCATTGATCTCACAACTGTGCAAAGCCAGTTGCTGGGGATGGCGCAACTCGTGCAAAAGTCGCTCGACAGGTGCGGCTAATCCCACTGCCGGTGGCTGCGCTAAGTTATACCAGAGACCGTCCGCTTCATCCATCGCCGACCCGACAGAAGGCCATGCCAGCCACATTGGCACGATGTCCAAATGGAAGTGGCTGAAGGTATGGCGAAAAGCGGTCAGCTGCTGCGGTTTTGCGTGAATACCCCGCGCGATTAACCAGTCAATCAGCGCCTCTTCGGTGGTGAACTGCGGGAAGCAAAACAGGCCACCCCATAATCCCACTGGCGGACGCTGCTCCAGCCAGACGTCATCGCCATGCTGGATCATCAGGAACCAGCCGCTGCGCTCTGGCAGGATTTGTTTCGGCTTTTTACCTGGGTAGCTCGACCAACTGCTGTTGGCATAAGCTATACAACCATTGTTAAGCGGACAGATTTCGCATTTCGGTTTTGATCGGGTGCAAACGATGGCGCCGAGATCCATCATCGCCTGATTGAACTCACTGACGCCTTCAGCAGGCGTAACGGTTTCGCTGATCTGCCATAAACGCTTTTCGACCTCTTTTTTACCCGGCCATCCCGCTACCGCGTAGCACCGTGCCAGCACGCGCTTCACGTTGCCATCAAGGATGGGGAAATGTTGTCCAAGCGACAACGACAACACCGCGCCTGCCGTTGAACGGCCTACGCCAGGCAGCGCCGCGACATCATCAAAATTGCGTGGAAATACGCCTTTGTGCACATCAACAATCTGTTTCGCCGCTTTGTGCAGATTGCGCGCACGCGCGTAGTAGCCTAAACCGGTCCACAGATGCAGCACTTCATCTAACGGCGCAGCGGCTAAATCGCTGACCGTAGGAAAACGTGCCATAAAGCGTTCGAAATAGGGAATAACAGTAGCAACCTGGGTTTGCTGTAACATCACTTCGGACAGCCACACTTTATAAGGTGTTTTCTCTAGCTGCCACGGCAGGGTTTTGCGGCCAAAGCGCTGATACCAATCCAGCACCTGTTGCGCGAACTGCGGCGCTTGCATCATAAGAAGGAAATTTTCCGTGGTTACTCTACACTCAGGCAGGAATTCCAGCACATGCGCATCTGAGTGTAAACCGGAAGATGGCAAAGGCTTGCTTCTGCTTATGAACTTTGCATAATGCCCGTTTCCCAGAACAGGCTAACCAGCAGGCTTCGACATGATTAATGACGTCATCACCCCAGAATTTGATGAGAATGGGCGCCCATTGCGCCGCATTCGCAGTTTTGTACGCCGCCAGGGCCGCTTGACCAAAGGCCAGCAGATGGCGCTCGATAATTACTGGCCGGAGATGGGCGTAGAATACCAGCCGGAGCCCATCGATCTGCTGCAACTCTTTGGTCGTGAAGCACCGATTACCCTGGAAATTGGTTTTGGCATGGGCGCTTCTCTGGTGACTATGGCGCAAAACACCCCACATCAGAATTTCCTGGGTATAGAAGTTCATGCGCCGGGCGTAGGCGCATGTCTGGGTGCAGCAAAAGAGGCGGGCGTAGAGAATCTGCGCGTGATGTGCCATGACGCGGTGGAAGTGCTGGAGAAGATGATCCCAGATAATTCGCTGCGTATGGTGCAACTTTTTTCCCCGATCCCTGGCACAAAGCGCGCCACAACAAGCGTCGCATTGTACAAGTGCCGTTTGCCGAGCTGGTTATGCGTAAGCTGAAGCTGGGCGGCGTGTTCCACATGGCGACTGACTGGGAAGCCTACGCGGTTCATATGCTGGAAATCATGAACAGCATCGACGGTTATAAGAATCAGTCCGAAAGTCAGGATTACGTGCCGCGTCCTGAGACGCGTCCACTGACTAAATTTGAGCAACGCGGGCAGCGTTTAGGCCATGGCGTATGGGATTTAATGTTTGAGAGGGTGAAATAATGGCCACACAACGCAGCCGCCGTTTACGTAAAAAAATGCATATCGATGAATTTCAGGAACTCGGTTTTTCTGTTGCCTGGCGCTTTGCCGAAGGCACGTCTGAAACTGAAATCGATGAAACGCTGAATCAGTTTATTAATGAAGCGATTGATCCAAATGGCCTGGCGTTTGACGGCAGTGGTTATCTGGCGTGGGAAGGGCTGGTTTGCCTGCAGAAAGACGGTAAATGCACCGATGAGCACCGTGAACTGGTGCGCAAATGGTTACAGGATCGCAACCTGCACGATGTGCAAGTGACTGAACTCTTCGATATCTGGTGGGACTAAGTTCTATATCTGCCTGGCTTACTGGCGACTTGAGCATGGTGCAGGGCTCGTATTCTCACGTACTTATGTACGCGCCGAATGCGCTGCGCTGGTCGGCATCCAATTCGCTGCGACGCACGGCAGACCTGTCGTTATGGTTTCAGTAAGATCGGGAGAGTTTATGGTTCGTAAAACGGTTCTTGCTGCGCTGCTGCTGGCGGCAACACAGGCTCAGGCTGCCTATGAGTGCAGCGTGAAACCTCAAGATGATGTCGTCATTAAGCCGCAGAGCGTGCAGGTGGTGGGAACTAACGGCAATCTGGAAATCACGCCGCAGGGTGACATAACATTCAATGGTCAGCCAGTGACAGTGGATAATGCCAGCCGCCAGAAAGCAATTGATTACCAGAATGGTTTACGCCGTGATCTGCCTTGGATCGATAGTGGCGCAACGTCACGCCTTGAAAAGAGCCGCGTGGCGCTGGATCGCGTCATTGTTGAGAAACTGGGTGCGAACAGCAACGTGCGTAATCGCCTGACTACGCTCAATAGTCAGCTGAAGCAGCAGATGAACCGCATTATTGAACATCGTGCCGATGGTTTAACCTTCCATCATCAGGCGATTGATCAAGTACGTGCAGACGGCGAACAACTGGTGCAAACCACGTTAGGCGGCGTGATGCAGGACAGCCTGAACGAGATGGGCAGTAAGCAGGCCGTCAACGGCAGCAATCCGTTGCAGGCGATTATGGGTAATCTTGGCGGGCTTCAGCAGTCAATTCAGGCTGAGTGGAGCAATCAGGAGCAGGATTTCAAGAACTTCGGTCATGAAGTGTGTAATCGCGTTATTACGCTAGAGGATCAGCGTAAGGGCTTGGTTAGCGGTCTGAAAAAATAAATAAAAGCCTCAGCCTGAAAGTTCGGACTGAGGCTTCATTATTTCTTTTCGCCGCTATTCTTCGGCTAAAAACAGTTCTAATAGCGAATTCAGAAACAATTTTCCTTTCTCACTGATCTGCCAGTGCTCTTCAGTCTCAATCACATAGCCTGCCGCAATGGCTGCGTCTATCTGTGGACGAATGACCTCTTCCGCTAAGCCGGTATAAAGCGAAAATTCATGGCGTGGTGCCGCTTCCAGCAAACGGAAACGATTCATGAAAAATTCGAACGGCTTTTCGGCATCGGCAACCTCGTACTGCTTATCCAGATAAGTGCCTTTCATGAAACCGCGTGGATGCTTGGTTTTCACCGTGCGCACAATGCGGCCATCGGGTTGGGTTAACTTGCCGTGTGCACCGCACCCGATACCGAGGTAATCACCAAAACGCCAATAATTGAGATTGTGTTCACAGCGATAACCCGGTTTGGCGTAAGCCGAGGTTTCATATTGCTGATAACCGGCTGCGGTCAGGAGTTGATCTCCCTGCTCGAAGATATCCCACAGCGCATCGTCATCGGGCAGTACCGGCGGACGCGAACTAAACAGTGTGTTTGGCTCGATGGTCAACTGATACCACGACAAATGCGGCGGATTCAGCGCAATTGCCTGACGCAGATCGTCGAGCGCTTCCTCAAGCGTTTGGTCAGGCAAGCCGTGCATTAAATCAAGATTGAAGCTGCGCAGTCCCAGTCCTTCAGCGAGATGAGCGGCGCGCTTCGCCTCTTCTGGGCCGTGAATGCGTCCCAGACGTTGAAGCTTCTGCGGGCTAAAGCTCTGCACCCCGATGGAAATGCGGTTGATACCGGCGCGCTGGTAAGCACTGAAACGATCGGCTTCTACCGTGCCAGGATTCGCTTCCATGGTGATTTCAGCGCCAGCCGCCAGCGTCAGACGCTCACGTACGCCATCCATCAGCATCTGCATCGCGTTGCTGCTTAACAAGCTTGGCGTGCCGCCACCGATAAAAATGGTACGGACTTCTCGTCCATTTATCAGCGGCAGATCGTTATCCAGATCGTTGAGTAAATGCTGCACATACTCAACGTGCGGCATCTCATCTTTCAACGCATGGGAATTGAAATCACAGTAGGGACATTTCTGTACGCACCATGGAATGTGGATATAGAGACTGAGTGGCGGCAAATTAGGCATTACGCATCGCTTCCAGCAACAGCGTCAATGCTTTACCCCGATGAGAAACCGCGCCTTTTTCCGCTTTGCTCAGCTCAGCGGCGGTTTTACCTAAAGCCGGAACGGCGAAAATGGGATCGTAGCCGAAGCCACCGACACCCGCTGAAGCACGCGTGATTTCACCTTCCCAACTGCCGTGAAACACCAGCGGTGTAGGATCTTCAGCATGGCGCAGATAAACCAGCACGCAATGGAATTGCGCCTGACGCTGATCGTCGGGAACATTTTCCATCGCTGCGAGCAGCTTCTCAAGGTTCTGCTGATCGCTGGCCTCTTCGCCAGCGTAGCGGGCCGAATAGATGCCCGGCGCGCCGCCAAGCGCATCTACCGCCAAACCCGAGTCATCGGCAATGGCGGGTAAACCAGTAATTTGCGCCGCATGACGCGCTTTGAGAATGGCGTTTTCGATAAAGGTCAGACCGGTTTCTTCAGCGGATTCCACGCCAAGCTCGGTTTGCGCCACGATATCCAGGCCAAAGGCGGACAGCAGGTCCGCCAGTTCACGTACTTTGCCGGGATTACCGGTAGCGAGCACAACTTTTTGCATAACAGTTCCAGTTAATTCGATTACAGCAAATACCAGAGACCTGGGAACAGGTCCATGCCGAGGAAGTTCAGGGCATACAACACCAGAATCACGATCATCGCTGAGAAGTCGATGCCGCCCATAGCAGGCAGAATACGGCGAATGGGCGCCATCAAGGGTTCGGTCAGTTGAATCAGCACCTGATCGACAGGGCCGCGGCCTTGGCTAATCCAGCTCATGAGAGAGCGAATGATAATGACCCAGAACACCAGATAACCGGCAGATTTCACCAGCGACAGCAGGCCAACCAGCAGGTTGGTAGGATCAAGCGAGAATACGCCCACTTGAATCAATAGCAGGATCGGATATTTGAGTGTAGTCAGCACAAAAGCCAGCAGCAGCGAAGCGGTATCAATCGGCCCTAACGCAGGAATGATACGGCGTAACGGCTTGATAATAGGCTGAGTAATCTTGACGACAAACTGCGCCAGCGGGTTGTAAAAATCACAGCGGGACCACTGCATCCAGATGCGCAGCAGCAGCACCATGACGTAGAGATCGATCAGCGTTTTGACTAAAAACGTCATTGTTAACATGAAGTTCCTCAATTATTGTTGTGGTTTGCTCGCGTAATCTCGCGCGCCAAAGATTGCAGTGCCGATGCGCACCATGGTGCTGCCTGCGGCAATAGCGGCTTCCATATCATCACTCATCCCCAAAGAGAGTGTGTCGACATCGGCATAATGCTGTTTCAACTCCTGGAACGCGTCGGCCATCTGCTGGCATACCGCCAACTGCCGATCGTAATCACTTTCTGGTGCGGGAATGGCCATTAATCCACGCAATCGCAGCTGCGGCAATTCTGCTATTTGCTGCGCCAGCTCGGAAAGGGCCTCCAGCATGATGCCAGATTTGCTGTTCTCGTCACTGATATTTACCTGAATTAACACATTAAGCGGCGGCAACGTTAACGGACGCTGGTCATTCAGGCGCTGCGCAATACGCTGGCGATCAACGGTATGACACCAGGCAAAGTTTTCCGCCACCAAACGGCTTTTATTGGACTGCAACGGACCAATGAAGTGCCATTCCAAATGAGGATGTGCGGCCAGTGTCTGAACCTTTTCAACCCCTTCCTGCACGTAATTTTCCCCAAAGGGAATTTGCCCGGCTGCGGCGGCTTCTTCGACGGCGCTCGCAGGTTTAGTTTTGCTTACTGCAAGTAAGGTGATTTCTTCTGGCGCTCTGCCGCAACGCGCGGCAGCGGCAGCGATACGCTGCCGCACTTGCTGTAGGTTGTGCTGGATTGAGGTCATAGTCAGGAGAAATTATGAATCTGGATGAAATGGTGGGCCTTAGTGTAAAGCATAACGCCGCCGATCTGCACCTTTGCAGCGGACATTTGCCTTACTGGCGACGGCAGGGCAGGTTGGAAGCGATACCCGACTGGCCGAAAGTCAGCGCGGCGTGGATGGATACGTTTATTGAGCAATGGCTGGACGATCCGCAGCGGCGGCAGCTTGAAGCCGAAGGTCAGCTTGATTTCGCCTTGAGTTTGCCGGGTGGACAGCGACTGCGTGCCAATCTCTTCCGCCAGCGGCAAGGCTTGTCTTTGGCATTACGCACTATTGCCAACCAGTGTCCAACGCTGGCGAGCTTGCGCTTACCCGCTATTGTGCCCTTGCTGTTGGAAAAAGAGGAGGGACTGATTTTGATCACTGGCGCGACCGGCAGCGGCAAATCCACTACGCTGGCAGCGATGGTCGATGCGCTCAACAGACAGCAGGCGCGGCACATCATCACGCTAGAAGATCCCATTGAGTTTATTCATAACAGCCAGCAATCACTGATTCAGCAGCGAGAAATTGGTGTGCATTGCACTGCTTTTAACCAGGGGATTAAAGCGGCATTACGTGAAGATCCTGATGTGATTTTATTGGGCGAACTGCGCGACAGCGACACGATTCGACAGGCGCTGACAGCAGCAGCAGACCGGGCATCTGGTGCTGGCAACGTTGCATACGCGCGGCGCTGCGCAGGCGGTTGATCGGTTGGTCGATCTCTTTTCCGCTGAGGAGAAAAATCTGGTGCGTACGCAACTGGCGGGCAGTCTTAAAGCGGTGATCGCTCAGCGATTAGTGCCCTCACTCGAAGGTCAACGCATTGGCTTGTTTGAGGTCCTGATAGCAACGCCCGCAGTGGCGAATTTAATCAGGGAAGGCAAGATGCATCAAATTCCTGGTGTTCTCCAAACCGGCGCGCAAGCGGGTATGCAGACCTTTGAGCAGAGTTTACTGGCACGAAAGGCGGAAGGGCTCATTAAGGACACACCGTGACGTGCCGCGCTTCATTGCTGAGTAAGCGCGGGGGTGCGGGTCATGGATAAGTTAGGTGATGATTATGCTTAGTAGTGCGTTTCAAACCAGTCTTGCAGAATGATCGCCGCTGATTGCGAATCGACTGAACCTTTGTTTAGCGCACGATAACCGCCGCGTTCAAACAAGCCAGCACGTGCTTCTACCGTACTCAGACGTTCATCTTGCAGCTCAACACGAACGCCAAAGCGGCCATGCAGCCGATTAGCAAACTTACGTGCTCGCGCGGTTAACTCTTGCTCGGTGCCGTCCATATTCAGCGGCAATCCGACAACCACAAAATCGGGCTGCCACTCTTTCAACAGCTTTTCGATTTGTAGCCAGTCTGGCGTGCCATCCTGCGCTTTAAGCGCTGCGAGCGGGCGGGCGCTACCGGTGAGTTGCTGACCTATCGCCACGCCAATGCTCTTAGTGCCGAAATCAAAACCTAACAGTGTTTGATTTGACATCAGGCGTGTCCGGCGTCGCTGGCCATGTTGTGAATATCAACGCCAATACTGCGCGCTGCTTCACGCCATCGCTCAGAAATGGGCGTTTTAAACAAAATATTGCTGTTGGCGGGCGTGGTCAGCCAGGCATTCTCCATGAGTTCGTTCTCCAGTTGGTCTTTTTCCCAGGCACAGTAACCCAGTGCTACCAACACGTTTTCTGGCTGTGATTGTGTACCAATCGCTTCCAGCACATCACGCGAGGTGGTGATAATGGTGGTATCAGAGATGCGAATACTGGAGGTAAAAATGCGTTGTGCAGAGTGCAGGATAAAGCCGCGATCTTCCGCTAACGGACCGCCGGTAAACACCGGTTTGTCCAGCTTGATAGCAGGATCGCGATCTTCAGAAGAGATCTTGAGCTTTTTAAGAATGCCTTCCACCGTCAGGTTTTCCATGGGCTTGTTGACGATCAGTCCCATCGCCCCTTCTTCATTGTGTTCACACACGTAAACCACAGAACGTTTAAAGAAAGGGTCTTGCAGCGAAGGCATGGCAATCAAAAAATGATGCTGTAAATTCATTCTCACTCGATGTACCAAAAATAACCGGCGCGCAGTTGCCGCGCCGGTGTTGGGTTGATCACGGAGCAGAGCTCCGACGTCATGCTCAGCCCAGACGCTTCTCGATAGCATCCATCAACATGCCGGTGATGGAGATCGGGAATGCTGCTTCAATTTCACGCACGCATGTTGGGCTGGTCACGTTCACTTCAGTCAGTTTATCACCGATGATGTCCAAGCCTACAAAAATCAGCCCTTTTGCTTTCAGCGTTGGACCCACGCGACGGGCAATTTCCCAATCGCTTTCGCTTAACGGACGCGCTTCGCCACGTCCGCCAGCGGCGAGATTACCGCGGGTTTCACCCCTTGTGGGATGCGCGCCAGGCAATAAGGCACAGGCTCACCGTCGATGACCAGAACGCGTTTGTCGCCTTCTTTAATCGCCGGGATAAAGTTTTGTGCCATGCAGAAGTAACTTCCGTGGTTAGTCAGGGCTTCAACAATCACTGAAAAGTTAGGATCATCTTTTTTCACACGGAAAATTGACGCGCCACCCATGCCATCCAGCGGCTTCATGATGATGTCACCGTGCTCTTGCCAGAACGCGCGCAGCTTCTCTTTATTGCGAGTTACCAGCGTATCTGGCGTGAACTCCGCGAACCATGCGGTATACAGCTTTTCGTTACAGTCACGCAGGCTTTGCGGCTTGTTCACGATCAGCGTACCCAACTCTTCTGCGCGCTCCAGAATATAGGTCGCGTAAATGAATTCCGTATCAAACGGCGGATCTTTACGCATCAGTACAACATTCAGCTCAGAGAGTTCAATCTCTTGCTCGCTGCCGAACTCATACCACTTGTCATAGTTTTGGTCGACGCTCAGCAGACGCGTGCGAGCATAGGAGACGCCGCCACGCAGCGAGAGATCGCCCATCTCCATGTAGTGAATTTCATAACCACGACGCTGTGCTTCCAGCAACATGGCGAAGCTGGTGTCTTTTTTAATGTTGATGGACGAGATGGGGTCCATCACGATGCCAAGCTTAATCATTATTATCTCCTCAATGAGGCGGCATTTACCGTCTCGTTCCATGCGTCAGCGTTGGGCTGAACAGTCAGGACGCCGTGTGTGCTGCGTGCGTCTTAGAAATTATCGCTTAACCCAGGTCACCAAACCTCACCTGAAGTGCCGTAATGGCCGTCAGCGCGGTTGTTTCGGTGCGTAACACCCGTGGGCCAAGCAGAATGTCAGTAAAATCGTGTTGCGCTGTCATTGCGATCTCTTCTGCGGAAAGGCCGCCTTCTGGGCCAATCAACAAGCGTACTCGCTTAACCGGTTGCGGCAACGTGTTGATGCTGTGGCTGGCGCGTGGATGAAGGTTAAGTTTCAATCCTTCATCAGCTTCTGCACACCAGGCTTCCAGCG
This window harbors:
- a CDS encoding ornithine decarboxylase, encoding MTPLKIAASAAVAPNLTLNTARDVVTLDNTDFTDVAAVVVSLADTRSGVLALLRHTGFNLPVFVTNAFEEEVLHLPGVTGELNGEPEEWAALEAAAQAYESELLPPFFETLTKYVDMQNSTFACPGHQGGAFFKKHPAGRQFYDFYGENVFRSDMCNADVKLGDLLIHEGSAKDAQKYAAKVFNADKTYFVLNGTSSANKVVTNALLTRGDLVLFDRNNHKSNHHGALIQAGATPVYLEAARNPFGFIGGIDAHCFDEDYLRQQIQKVAPQRANDARPFRLAIIQLGTYDGTVYNARQVVDRIGHLCDYILFDSAWLGYEQFIPLMEGCSPLTLELNENDPGIFVTQSVHKQLAGFSQTSQIHKKDNHIRGQKRFCPHKRLNNAFMLHASTSPFYPLFAALDINARMHQGDAGRRMWDECVMIGIEARKAIFERCEMILPFVPETVKGQAWQDAPTEEIARDLHYFSFEPGAKWHGFAGYDRDQYRVDPCKLLLTTPGIDAASGEYAAFGIPATILANYLRENGIVPEKCDLNSILFLLTPAESPEKMAHLVTMLAQFEQHVKEDAPLAEVLPTIYRKNAKRYAGYTLRRLCQEMHDLYVSHDVKGLQRMMFREEGLPAVKVNPQDAHQAYIRGDVELVPIAKAEGRIAAEGALPYPPGVLCVVPGEVWGGAVQRYFLALEEGVNLLPGFSPELQGVYTEEDRTGNKYLVANMMVAGC
- a CDS encoding oxidative damage protection protein, coding for MSRTIFCTFLQRDAEGQDFQLYPGELGKRIYNEISKEAWQKWMAKQTMLINEKKLSMMNPEDRKVLEKEMVNFLFEGKDVHIEGYTPPEA
- the mutY gene encoding A/G-specific adenine glycosylase, coding for MMQAPQFAQQVLDWYQRFGRKTLPWQLEKTPYKVWLSEVMLQQTQVATVIPYFERFMARFPTVSDLAAAPLDEVLHLWTGLGYYARARNLHKAAKQIVDVHKGVFPRNFDDVAALPGVGRSTAGAVLSLSLGQHFPILDGNVKRVLARCYAVAGWPGKKEVEKRLWQISETVTPAEGVSEFNQAMMDLGAIVCTRSKPKCEICPLNNGCIAYANSSWSSYPGKKPKQILPERSGWFLMIQHGDDVWLEQRPPVGLWGGLFCFPQFTTEEALIDWLIARGIHAKPQQLTAFRHTFSHFHLDIVPMWLAWPSVGSAMDEADGLWYNLAQPPAVGLAAPVERLLHELRHPQQLALHSCEINEEE
- a CDS encoding YggL family protein, coding for MATQRSRRLRKKMHIDEFQELGFSVAWRFAEGTSETEIDETLNQFINEAIDPNGLAFDGSGYLAWEGLVCLQKDGKCTDEHRELVRKWLQDRNLHDVQVTELFDIWWD
- a CDS encoding DUF2884 domain-containing protein — protein: MVRKTVLAALLLAATQAQAAYECSVKPQDDVVIKPQSVQVVGTNGNLEITPQGDITFNGQPVTVDNASRQKAIDYQNGLRRDLPWIDSGATSRLEKSRVALDRVIVEKLGANSNVRNRLTTLNSQLKQQMNRIIEHRADGLTFHHQAIDQVRADGEQLVQTTLGGVMQDSLNEMGSKQAVNGSNPLQAIMGNLGGLQQSIQAEWSNQEQDFKNFGHEVCNRVITLEDQRKGLVSGLKK
- the hemW gene encoding radical SAM family heme chaperone HemW; this encodes MPNLPPLSLYIHIPWCVQKCPYCDFNSHALKDEMPHVEYVQHLLNDLDNDLPLINGREVRTIFIGGGTPSLLSSNAMQMLMDGVRERLTLAAGAEITMEANPGTVEADRFSAYQRAGINRISIGVQSFSPQKLQRLGRIHGPEEAKRAAHLAEGLGLRSFNLDLMHGLPDQTLEEALDDLRQAIALNPPHLSWYQLTIEPNTLFSSRPPVLPDDDALWDIFEQGDQLLTAAGYQQYETSAYAKPGYRCEHNLNYWRFGDYLGIGCGAHGKLTQPDGRIVRTVKTKHPRGFMKGTYLDKQYEVADAEKPFEFFMNRFRLLEAAPRHEFSLYTGLAEEVIRPQIDAAIAAGYVIETEEHWQISEKGKLFLNSLLELFLAEE
- a CDS encoding XTP/dITP diphosphatase gives rise to the protein MQKVVLATGNPGKVRELADLLSAFGLDIVAQTELGVESAEETGLTFIENAILKARHAAQITGLPAIADDSGLAVDALGGAPGIYSARYAGEEASDQQNLEKLLAAMENVPDDQRQAQFHCVLVYLRHAEDPTPLVFHGSWEGEITRASAGVGGFGYDPIFAVPALGKTAAELSKAEKGAVSHRGKALTLLLEAMRNA
- a CDS encoding YggT family protein codes for the protein MLTMTFLVKTLIDLYVMVLLLRIWMQWSRCDFYNPLAQFVVKITQPIIKPLRRIIPALGPIDTASLLLAFVLTTLKYPILLLIQVGVFSLDPTNLLVGLLSLVKSAGYLVFWVIIIRSLMSWISQGRGPVDQVLIQLTEPLMAPIRRILPAMGGIDFSAMIVILVLYALNFLGMDLFPGLWYLL
- a CDS encoding YggS family pyridoxal phosphate-dependent enzyme; the protein is MTSIQHNLQQVRQRIAAAAARCGRAPEEITLLAVSKTKPASAVEEAAAAGQIPFGENYVQEGVEKVQTLAAHPHLEWHFIGPLQSNKSRLVAENFAWCHTVDRQRIAQRLNDQRPLTLPPLNVLIQVNISDENSKSGIMLEALSELAQQIAELPQLRLRGLMAIPAPESDYDRQLAVCQQMADAFQELKQHYADVDTLSLGMSDDMEAAIAAGSTMVRIGTAIFGARDYASKPQQ
- the ruvX gene encoding Holliday junction resolvase RuvX, producing the protein MSNQTLLGFDFGTKSIGVAIGQQLTGSARPLAALKAQDGTPDWLQIEKLLKEWQPDFVVVGLPLNMDGTEQELTARARKFANRLHGRFGVRVELQDERLSTVEARAGLFERGGYRALNKGSVDSQSAAIILQDWFETHY